A single genomic interval of Macadamia integrifolia cultivar HAES 741 chromosome 6, SCU_Mint_v3, whole genome shotgun sequence harbors:
- the LOC122080883 gene encoding gamma-glutamyl peptidase 5-like has translation MEGVGEKRYALLMAARDSDYVKKVYGGYFNVFLNAFGDEGETWELFRVVDGVFPDFDELHKYHGFVISGSPYDAYGNDPWVLTLCSLLRKLDSMGKKVLGICFGHQVLCRALGGKVERACGGWDLGLRKVNMIGELPPCSIFDGLQEIPSTLTIIECHQDEVREVPTGAKVIGFSDQTGVEMFVLDHHILGIQGHPEYTKDILCNIIDRLANNNSIKKEFGEIVKSRLEIAEPDRKFWLKICKNFLKGGQMLC, from the exons atggaaggtGTTGGGGAGAAGAGATATGCTTTATTGATGGCTGCAAGGGACTCTGATTATGTGAAGAAAGTGTATGGTGGCtactttaatgtgtttcttaatgCATTTGGAGATGAAGGGGAAACATGGGAGCTGTTTAGGGTTGTTGATGGAGTATTCCCTGACTTTGATGAGCTTCATAAGTACCATGGTTTTGTAATCAGTGGTAGTCCTTATGATGCTTATGGGAATGACCCATGGGTCTTGACTCTTTGCTCTCTGCTGAGAAAACTGGACTCCATGGGGAAGAAGGTGCTTGGAATATGTTTTGGCCATCAG GTTTTGTGCCGAGCATTGGGTGGTAAGGTTGAGAGAGCTTGTGGTGGATGGGACCTAGGGTTGAGGAAAGTCAACATGATTGGGGAGTTACCCCCTTGTAGCATCTTTGATGGTTTACAGGAAATTCCATCTACCCTCACTATTATTGAGTGTCATCAGGATGAG GTGAGGGAGGTCCCTACTGGAGCTAAAGTGATAGGGTTTTCGGACCAGACGGGAGTGGAGATGTTTGTTCTTGACCACCACATATTGGGGATTCAAGGCCATCCTGAATACACCAAAGACATCTTATGTAATATAATTGATCGTCTTGCTAACAATAACTCCATTAAG AAGGAATTTGGTGAGATTGTGAAATCGAGATTGGAGATTGCTGAACCAGATAGGAAGTTTTGGTTGAAGATTTGCAAGAACTTTCTCAAGGGGGGACAGATGTTgtgttaa